Proteins from a single region of Sneathiella aquimaris:
- a CDS encoding CpaF family protein, producing MIPKASSPEPKTAPVISPEPLPEPEDTSDTLRLQAVTEKAAPRAASQTEVVKERVQPLLLERIDISAAVTMDRLDLARDISDIVGDILLEEKIQLNQREQRELIESLMHDMLGLGPLEPLLADDGVTDIMVNGPKQVYVEKKGKLILSDCQFRDNAHVMSIASRIVSHVGRRVDESNPLVDARLADGSRVNIIIPPLAIDGPSISIRKFAKQKITLDVMEKQGNLSPAAATVLRVAGRCRLNILISGGTGSGKTTLLNAISQLIDPGERIVTIEDAAELQMQQPHVVRLETRSANLEGGGEISMRDLLKNSLRMRPDRIILGEIRGGEAIDMLQAMNTGHDGSLSTIHANRPREALTRLENMVGMSGVNLPAKATKMQIASAIDLIVQVSRMRDGMRRITYISEVVGMEEDVITMQDLFWYEFQGEDKGGRLIGDFKSSGLRPHFAPRAAYFGLDKMLIGAM from the coding sequence ATTATCCCAAAAGCATCCAGTCCGGAGCCGAAAACAGCGCCAGTAATCTCACCAGAGCCACTCCCGGAACCAGAGGATACCAGCGATACGCTGAGGCTTCAGGCTGTCACTGAAAAAGCGGCCCCCCGTGCCGCGTCCCAAACAGAGGTTGTAAAAGAACGGGTGCAACCTTTGCTGCTTGAACGCATCGATATCAGCGCTGCTGTTACTATGGACCGTTTGGATCTTGCACGAGATATTTCTGACATTGTCGGCGATATTTTGCTGGAAGAGAAAATTCAGCTCAACCAACGTGAACAACGGGAACTGATCGAAAGCCTGATGCATGACATGCTCGGGCTGGGACCATTGGAACCTCTACTGGCTGATGACGGCGTAACGGACATTATGGTGAACGGCCCGAAACAGGTCTATGTGGAGAAAAAAGGGAAGTTGATCCTTTCTGATTGCCAGTTCCGCGATAATGCCCATGTCATGAGTATTGCCAGCCGAATTGTGAGTCATGTCGGACGCCGGGTGGACGAATCCAATCCATTGGTGGATGCCCGCCTTGCAGATGGTAGCCGTGTTAATATTATTATCCCGCCACTTGCCATTGACGGCCCCAGCATCTCCATTCGTAAATTTGCCAAGCAAAAAATTACCCTTGATGTCATGGAAAAGCAGGGAAACCTGTCGCCTGCTGCGGCAACAGTTTTACGGGTGGCCGGTCGGTGTCGCCTTAACATCCTGATTTCAGGCGGTACGGGCTCTGGTAAGACGACGTTGTTGAACGCAATTTCACAGCTGATTGATCCCGGTGAACGGATTGTAACGATTGAAGACGCTGCCGAGCTGCAAATGCAACAGCCGCATGTTGTGCGTCTTGAAACCCGCTCTGCAAATCTTGAAGGTGGCGGCGAGATTTCAATGCGCGATTTGCTGAAAAACTCCCTTCGGATGCGCCCGGACCGGATTATTCTGGGCGAGATCAGGGGCGGTGAAGCCATTGATATGCTTCAGGCAATGAACACGGGCCATGATGGCTCTCTGTCTACTATTCACGCCAACAGACCGCGTGAGGCTTTGACCCGACTGGAAAACATGGTGGGTATGTCAGGGGTAAACCTCCCTGCAAAGGCTACTAAAATGCAGATTGCGTCAGCAATTGACCTGATCGTGCAGGTTAGCCGAATGCGCGATGGTATGCGCCGCATCACCTATATTTCCGAAGTTGTTGGCATGGAAGAAGACGTGATCACCATGCAGGATCTGTTTTGGTATGAATTCCAGGGTGAAGATAAAGGTGGCCGCCTGATCGGTGACTTTAAGTCGTCTGGTCTACGACCTCATTTTGCACCAAGAGCGGCCTATTTCGGACTGGATAAAATGTTGATAGGAGCAATGTAA
- a CDS encoding nucleotide-binding protein, translating to MASAASNLSTLFGNQVNEDFMAFVDDEQTLEIFRQEASENGWSVDAILDGGIHVAVDRIEAGHSPKIIFADISRSLDPEGDVTRLVRKMGPDNSLVILGASNDVSVFRRMVALGASDYLVKPITPELLADAVQRLDQASSANKLSKGSRLTVIIGVRGGVGASTIATNLSWIMANEEKLTTALIDLDLHFGTTTLALDIETGGGFREALENPHRLDKLFLDSAISKSGDKLAVLGTEEPIDEFVDINPDSVDALIGEVNQDYNQVVIDLPRHLLPSQGALLASADTVVLVADQTLAGIRDINRITQAMTSLSTKGRILRVVSRVGADRAAQVSKSDFARALEEPIDCTIPEDAKTLTICANAGKAIPSVATKAPISKALRELAAVVSDYQEPKKKGFFGRMKKSKSKVESNNS from the coding sequence ATGGCGAGTGCAGCATCTAATTTAAGCACGCTTTTCGGAAACCAGGTCAATGAAGACTTTATGGCTTTCGTTGACGATGAGCAGACTCTGGAGATCTTCCGTCAGGAAGCGTCAGAAAACGGATGGTCCGTTGACGCCATTCTGGACGGAGGTATTCATGTTGCGGTGGATCGCATTGAAGCGGGACACTCTCCCAAAATAATTTTCGCGGATATTAGCAGAAGTCTCGATCCTGAAGGGGACGTGACCCGGCTTGTGCGTAAAATGGGACCTGATAATTCGCTGGTCATTCTTGGCGCGTCAAATGACGTTAGCGTTTTCCGTCGCATGGTCGCGCTGGGGGCGAGTGATTATCTGGTTAAGCCGATTACCCCAGAACTGTTGGCCGATGCGGTTCAAAGACTGGATCAGGCGTCTTCTGCCAACAAATTGTCAAAAGGAAGCCGGCTGACGGTTATTATCGGCGTACGCGGAGGCGTTGGCGCCTCGACGATCGCAACAAATCTGTCATGGATAATGGCAAATGAAGAGAAACTGACGACGGCTCTGATCGATCTTGATCTGCATTTTGGAACAACCACGCTTGCGCTCGATATTGAAACGGGCGGCGGCTTCAGAGAAGCGCTGGAAAATCCTCATCGATTGGACAAGCTGTTTTTGGATAGTGCTATTTCAAAATCAGGCGACAAGCTCGCGGTTTTGGGAACAGAAGAGCCGATCGATGAATTTGTTGATATCAATCCGGACTCAGTTGATGCGCTGATCGGTGAAGTAAATCAGGATTATAATCAGGTTGTCATAGACCTGCCACGTCATTTACTTCCGTCTCAAGGGGCATTGCTTGCATCCGCAGATACCGTTGTCCTGGTTGCGGATCAGACATTGGCGGGTATTCGAGATATCAACCGGATTACCCAAGCCATGACATCTCTTTCAACGAAAGGCCGTATCCTTCGAGTGGTTAGCCGGGTCGGCGCGGACAGAGCAGCACAGGTTTCAAAATCTGACTTCGCCCGCGCACTGGAAGAACCAATCGATTGCACGATACCAGAGGACGCGAAAACCCTGACAATTTGTGCAAATGCAGGAAAGGCCATTCCATCTGTTGCAACGAAGGCGCCCATTTCCAAGGCATTGAGAGAATTGGCTGCGGTTGTTTCTGATTATCAGGAACCGAAGAAAAAAGGCTTTTTTGGCCGCATGAAAAAAAGCAAATCCAAGGTAGAGAGTAATAATTCGTGA
- a CDS encoding CpaD family pilus assembly lipoprotein, translating into MMSNTSKFSKKAGLIGLGLLALGACAPTDPVTGEKVLRANPENSTLNKQINVSKVTPTFVVNFPQNDDVFSDLEKGRLLGFLEAQGTGFGDALQVELPPFSDSAGINEARFGAIGSFLQDQGFVVEPKLARDGLENSLRVYYTKYVATVDPDCAKGWRRPEGTNYENLPLPHMGCSTASSLAQMIADPKDLVDPKTMGAYDGHRAAQSILKYRSGGKSAAGKPAPSGGKK; encoded by the coding sequence ATGATGTCCAATACTTCAAAATTCTCTAAAAAGGCTGGCTTGATTGGGCTGGGGCTTCTCGCTCTTGGGGCTTGTGCACCAACAGATCCTGTGACGGGGGAAAAGGTCCTGCGGGCGAACCCTGAAAATTCAACGCTGAATAAGCAGATCAATGTGTCCAAGGTGACGCCAACATTTGTCGTCAACTTTCCGCAAAATGATGATGTCTTTTCCGATCTGGAAAAAGGTCGTCTTCTCGGGTTTCTGGAAGCACAAGGCACCGGTTTCGGAGATGCGCTTCAAGTAGAATTGCCGCCATTTTCGGATTCTGCCGGTATCAATGAAGCCCGGTTCGGCGCCATTGGAAGCTTTTTACAAGATCAGGGATTTGTTGTTGAACCTAAGCTCGCCCGGGATGGTCTGGAAAATTCGTTGCGTGTTTACTACACCAAATATGTAGCAACAGTCGATCCGGACTGCGCAAAAGGCTGGCGGCGTCCAGAAGGCACGAACTATGAGAATCTTCCCTTGCCACATATGGGGTGCTCGACAGCGTCTTCACTTGCTCAAATGATTGCCGATCCGAAAGATCTGGTCGATCCGAAGACAATGGGTGCCTATGACGGACACAGGGCCGCGCAGTCTATCTTGAAGTATCGTTCCGGCGGCAAGAGTGCAGCCGGAAAACCAGCGCCTTCTGGCGGGAAAAAGTAA
- a CDS encoding type II and III secretion system protein family protein, translating into MKSLHVIAAIGLLFITALTIPATGNAAKVVNDVGDPLHITLNAGKLIRLEKSATSVFVGNSEMADVHVQSPRIIYIFAKKPGKTNLFALDGQGQVLINSPVIIEHDISALDAALKDLSPNSNLKAHSMNEGIILSGQASSAEVAASALQLASLYGAKSKVFNRIVVEGAVQVNLRVQVAEVARSVTKQLGVNWENLANIGNFAVGLGTGRDVISGAATVTRTGTVSSALLGFNDGTTSINTLIDALEDEGLITLLAEPNLTALSGESASFLAGGEFPIPVPGEDGAVTVEYKEFGVSLDFTPNLVGNDRINLKVKPEVSQLSSNSALNIGGIFIQSLVTRRAETTVELASGQSFVLGGLLNSDTDNNVSKTPLLGDLPIIGALFRSSSFQKNETELVIIVTPYLVKPTSSRIALPTDGYTPPNDTDLYKDGKNFRPADETSQAPAKPKNTETASQDVKLLGPAGFIME; encoded by the coding sequence ATGAAAAGTCTACACGTAATTGCTGCTATAGGTCTGCTGTTCATAACGGCCTTAACCATACCTGCGACAGGAAATGCAGCGAAGGTTGTGAATGATGTCGGTGATCCGCTTCACATTACCCTTAATGCAGGTAAGCTGATCCGGCTTGAAAAATCAGCAACATCTGTTTTTGTCGGTAATTCTGAAATGGCAGATGTGCATGTTCAGTCCCCTCGTATTATTTATATCTTTGCCAAAAAGCCGGGCAAAACAAACTTGTTTGCGCTGGATGGACAAGGACAGGTTCTGATTAATTCGCCGGTTATTATTGAGCATGACATTTCAGCACTTGACGCCGCGTTGAAGGACTTATCACCAAACTCGAATTTAAAAGCCCATTCCATGAATGAGGGCATCATTTTGTCGGGCCAGGCCTCTTCTGCTGAAGTCGCTGCAAGTGCACTTCAATTGGCTTCTTTATACGGTGCGAAAAGTAAAGTCTTCAACCGTATCGTTGTCGAAGGTGCTGTTCAGGTTAATTTACGGGTGCAGGTAGCAGAAGTCGCCCGTTCCGTGACCAAGCAGCTGGGCGTAAATTGGGAAAACCTTGCGAATATCGGTAATTTTGCGGTTGGCTTGGGAACAGGTCGGGATGTCATTAGCGGGGCGGCCACTGTCACGCGGACAGGAACAGTTTCCAGTGCTCTTTTAGGATTTAATGACGGTACGACTTCGATTAATACATTGATTGATGCGCTCGAAGATGAAGGACTGATCACGTTATTGGCAGAACCGAATTTGACAGCCCTTTCCGGTGAATCAGCAAGTTTTCTAGCCGGCGGTGAGTTTCCTATTCCGGTGCCGGGTGAAGATGGCGCAGTAACCGTTGAATATAAAGAGTTTGGTGTGTCACTGGATTTTACGCCCAACCTTGTTGGAAACGATCGGATCAATCTTAAGGTGAAACCGGAAGTCAGTCAGCTTTCTTCGAATTCGGCCCTTAATATTGGCGGTATTTTTATTCAATCACTTGTCACAAGACGTGCGGAAACTACAGTTGAGCTGGCAAGTGGTCAAAGCTTTGTGCTGGGAGGCCTTTTGAACAGTGACACAGACAATAATGTATCCAAGACACCTTTGTTGGGCGACCTACCGATAATCGGAGCGCTTTTCCGCTCAAGTTCGTTTCAGAAAAATGAGACCGAACTGGTAATTATCGTAACGCCTTATCTTGTGAAGCCTACAAGTTCGCGGATTGCGTTGCCAACGGATGGTTATACACCACCAAATGATACGGATCTTTACAAGGACGGTAAGAATTTCCGTCCGGCGGATGAAACGTCTCAGGCACCTGCAAAGCCGAAAAATACAGAAACAGCGTCTCAGGATGTCAAGTTACTCGGCCCTGCCGGATTTATCATGGAGTGA
- the cpaB gene encoding Flp pilus assembly protein CpaB: protein MARKLILVLFALIIAGTTVWFVRNWAGNQGQTVVQTVTELKAEPVKPTVKILVAASDLPAGTLVRDEHVTWQAWPEDESLEDKYIVENKRPIEELIGTVVRQGIANGEPVTDGRLVKPGQSGFLAAVLRPGTRAISIEVDATSGVAGFVFPGDRVDMILTMDLAQANEGENVAASRASETILTDVRVVAMDQSTDDQTQEASIRRVATLEVSPKEAEMVSVSRELGRLSLSLRSIARIEDGRKNADGSPVMKKERGRGYTRDSDVSALISAPNVGGTVARKVIIFRAGKLDQQSFE from the coding sequence ATGGCACGTAAACTTATATTAGTCCTGTTCGCCCTTATCATTGCCGGTACGACCGTCTGGTTTGTGCGGAACTGGGCCGGAAATCAGGGGCAGACTGTTGTACAGACGGTCACTGAACTAAAAGCTGAACCCGTTAAACCAACGGTGAAAATTCTTGTTGCCGCGAGCGACCTCCCCGCAGGGACGCTGGTTCGGGATGAGCATGTTACGTGGCAGGCATGGCCTGAAGATGAAAGCCTTGAAGACAAGTATATTGTCGAGAATAAACGGCCAATTGAAGAACTGATTGGAACGGTTGTTCGGCAAGGTATTGCAAATGGTGAGCCGGTTACGGACGGACGTCTGGTTAAACCGGGCCAAAGTGGTTTTCTTGCAGCTGTTTTACGGCCAGGGACACGCGCGATATCAATTGAAGTGGATGCGACATCCGGTGTGGCAGGGTTTGTTTTCCCAGGAGATCGGGTTGATATGATTTTGACCATGGATCTTGCGCAGGCCAATGAAGGCGAAAATGTCGCCGCATCACGGGCCAGTGAAACCATTTTGACAGATGTTCGTGTTGTTGCCATGGATCAATCAACAGATGATCAAACGCAGGAAGCCTCCATCCGCCGCGTAGCGACTTTGGAGGTTAGCCCGAAAGAAGCCGAGATGGTTTCTGTCAGTCGGGAATTAGGACGTTTGTCGCTTTCCTTGCGCAGTATTGCGCGGATTGAAGATGGCCGAAAAAATGCGGACGGATCTCCGGTTATGAAAAAAGAACGGGGCCGGGGATATACACGCGATAGTGATGTTAGCGCGTTGATCTCAGCACCGAATGTTGGTGGCACAGTTGCTCGCAAAGTTATCATTTTCCGTGCAGGAAAACTTGATCAGCAGTCGTTCGAATAG
- a CDS encoding A24 family peptidase, whose translation MMTSLYMIVVIIAFLLSLYAAFSDYKSLTIPNWISVAITALYAAVVLVSPVEINWIGGLLTGLIVLVLGFALFAAGLIGGGDVKILAALGFWAGPELILSFLFCVALAGGVLVLFILVRNAIQQAANGGQFLASFKINLRSKLQVPYGVAIALGGIVIFYNYANVTGT comes from the coding sequence ATGATGACATCTTTATATATGATCGTGGTCATCATCGCTTTTTTACTAAGCCTTTATGCCGCTTTCTCCGATTATAAATCCCTTACAATACCAAACTGGATAAGCGTGGCCATCACGGCCTTGTACGCCGCCGTCGTTCTGGTGTCTCCTGTTGAGATTAACTGGATTGGGGGTCTCTTAACCGGTTTAATTGTTTTGGTTCTAGGTTTTGCATTATTTGCAGCTGGACTGATCGGTGGGGGAGATGTGAAAATTCTAGCTGCCCTTGGTTTTTGGGCAGGCCCAGAATTGATCCTTTCATTTTTATTCTGTGTCGCATTGGCGGGTGGTGTTCTGGTCTTGTTTATTCTGGTTCGGAACGCCATTCAGCAAGCCGCGAATGGGGGGCAGTTTTTAGCCTCTTTCAAAATAAATCTGAGATCAAAACTCCAGGTTCCGTATGGAGTCGCAATTGCTCTCGGTGGCATCGTCATTTTTTACAATTATGCCAATGTCACCGGGACCTAA
- a CDS encoding Flp family type IVb pilin: MGISIFIENKNGATAIEYGLIASLVAIVGIVAYTALGGTITETYTDIAGNFCSAVGGSFSLTVAGDGSCSF; the protein is encoded by the coding sequence GTGGGTATTTCTATTTTCATTGAAAACAAGAACGGCGCGACAGCTATCGAATACGGACTGATTGCTTCTTTGGTCGCCATCGTCGGAATCGTGGCTTACACGGCTTTAGGCGGTACGATCACTGAAACTTATACAGACATAGCAGGAAATTTTTGTTCTGCAGTCGGTGGGAGTTTTTCACTCACAGTTGCGGGGGATGGAAGCTGTAGCTTCTGA
- a CDS encoding Flp family type IVb pilin yields the protein MIKMVRSFLKDESGATAIEYGLIAALVALVGVVAFTALGDTVMESFDEVADQLCTGAGGTYTDSTKSAAGDCSFS from the coding sequence ATGATTAAAATGGTTCGCTCATTTTTGAAAGACGAGTCCGGTGCAACAGCGATTGAGTATGGTTTGATTGCCGCTCTGGTCGCCCTCGTGGGTGTTGTAGCCTTTACCGCCCTCGGTGATACTGTGATGGAATCTTTCGACGAAGTTGCTGATCAGCTTTGTACTGGTGCCGGTGGTACATACACAGATTCTACGAAATCTGCAGCTGGTGATTGTTCCTTCAGCTAA
- a CDS encoding pilus assembly protein: MSISHIFQIYRRKISAFVRDTRGVSAILIALIAIPLFGFVGLSVDLGRAYVLKSKLSTALDAAGLAAGRNIFASDSEIYADAQKYFDANFPSGYMSTTPITLDSSNLKWNSTRETVTLNVHVDLNTTFMNVLGLPSLTVGALAEVNRENRGMELVLVLDNTGSMNSYTSGAKRIDTLKTASKNLIDILYGNDEIKKKLWVGIVPYTTQVNVGPQNVNFLSNADRDNILNNTTSIFTADSNNTALGRNVNGSGGNDTVYGWKGCVEMRDHLDGGTKDLSDDPPNNDFVPYFYNSTESYSTSYKNEWATNGVSGSRGPNKYCPPPVLPLTAEKSTIKGHIDKMETSGPTAVNIGLIWGWRALSPRWNGHWYGSSTVNLPSGYSALPLQYGEEFMDKVVILMTDGENTLGTYGIYHAYGRQKQFGIKQGEPGYDPHYHTSGSGNLASKSSSYYKNLDDQKTAQACTNMKAAGVIIYSVIFVSGNETLFQNCATSPKHYFKAATADALIDDFNTIGEELSNLRISK; this comes from the coding sequence ATGAGTATTTCGCACATTTTTCAAATATATCGTCGTAAGATATCAGCTTTCGTCCGCGACACCCGGGGGGTATCTGCAATTCTGATTGCACTGATCGCTATCCCGCTTTTTGGTTTTGTTGGCCTCTCTGTCGACCTTGGTAGGGCTTATGTCTTGAAATCAAAGCTTTCGACAGCCTTGGATGCTGCTGGATTGGCCGCGGGCCGGAATATATTTGCAAGCGACAGCGAGATTTACGCCGACGCTCAGAAGTATTTTGATGCAAACTTCCCTTCCGGATACATGTCGACGACCCCAATAACCCTTGACAGTTCTAATCTAAAATGGAATTCCACGCGGGAGACAGTGACTCTAAATGTTCATGTGGACCTTAATACAACATTTATGAATGTGTTAGGACTGCCAAGCCTGACGGTTGGTGCTTTAGCAGAAGTGAACCGTGAAAACAGAGGCATGGAACTTGTACTGGTTCTGGACAATACAGGCTCTATGAATTCATACACTTCCGGTGCAAAACGGATCGACACGTTAAAAACAGCATCAAAGAACCTGATTGATATCCTATACGGTAATGACGAAATCAAGAAAAAGCTTTGGGTTGGCATTGTGCCCTACACAACTCAGGTAAATGTGGGTCCTCAGAATGTTAATTTTCTGTCAAATGCTGATCGCGACAACATTCTAAACAACACGACCAGTATCTTTACGGCAGACAGTAACAATACAGCGCTTGGCCGCAATGTGAACGGGAGCGGCGGAAATGATACTGTTTATGGCTGGAAAGGATGCGTAGAAATGCGGGATCATCTTGACGGCGGAACAAAAGACCTGTCCGACGATCCGCCAAACAATGATTTTGTTCCTTATTTCTATAACTCCACAGAATCTTATTCGACCAGCTATAAGAACGAGTGGGCCACCAATGGTGTCAGCGGAAGCCGTGGTCCAAATAAATACTGCCCACCACCTGTTTTACCACTGACCGCCGAAAAATCGACGATCAAAGGCCATATCGATAAAATGGAAACATCTGGTCCAACGGCCGTCAATATTGGTCTGATCTGGGGATGGCGCGCACTATCACCACGCTGGAACGGCCATTGGTACGGATCTTCCACGGTGAACCTTCCTTCCGGGTATTCTGCACTGCCCTTACAATACGGCGAGGAATTCATGGACAAAGTGGTGATTCTGATGACCGACGGTGAAAACACGCTTGGTACATATGGTATTTATCATGCTTATGGTCGCCAGAAACAGTTCGGGATCAAACAGGGCGAACCTGGTTACGATCCACACTATCACACGTCTGGCAGCGGCAATCTGGCCAGCAAAAGCAGCAGCTACTACAAAAATTTGGATGATCAGAAAACTGCTCAGGCCTGCACTAACATGAAAGCCGCCGGCGTAATCATATATTCGGTTATCTTTGTGTCGGGGAATGAAACCCTGTTTCAAAACTGCGCAACGTCACCCAAACACTATTTTAAAGCCGCTACAGCAGACGCGCTCATTGACGACTTTAATACAATTGGGGAAGAGTTGAGTAATCTTCGAATTTCCAAATAA
- a CDS encoding TadE/TadG family type IV pilus assembly protein has product MKKLLRNFRTLTTGKIKAFAIDRTGVAMTEFAMMLPVLMILSAGSFEVARYALINQKMDRIVATLSDLVARSDGTSMTETEISNIIDSARYMARPFDFSNDSMIVLTSVQGRTSAAPYILSQRVSGAVTGGKSAIGETINGDATLPPAFIDVGSGETLPETETLVVAELIYSYKPYLVGALGLFDETVLYRDAYFRPRFTARITFPSAP; this is encoded by the coding sequence ATGAAGAAACTGCTTAGAAATTTTAGAACCCTTACCACAGGCAAGATCAAGGCATTTGCGATTGACCGAACGGGCGTGGCAATGACTGAATTTGCCATGATGTTGCCGGTTCTCATGATCCTGTCTGCCGGTAGTTTTGAAGTCGCTCGCTATGCCTTGATCAATCAGAAAATGGATAGGATCGTTGCGACACTTTCTGATCTGGTTGCCCGGTCTGATGGCACAAGTATGACCGAAACGGAAATCTCCAACATTATTGACTCAGCCCGCTATATGGCCCGCCCTTTTGATTTTAGCAACGATAGCATGATCGTGTTGACCTCAGTCCAGGGACGGACTTCAGCGGCCCCCTATATCTTAAGTCAGCGTGTCTCAGGTGCGGTAACGGGGGGGAAAAGTGCAATCGGTGAAACAATCAATGGTGACGCGACCTTACCCCCTGCCTTTATTGATGTAGGCAGCGGCGAAACATTGCCGGAAACAGAGACACTGGTCGTTGCGGAATTGATCTATAGCTATAAACCGTACCTTGTCGGGGCATTAGGGCTTTTTGACGAAACGGTCCTGTATCGGGATGCCTATTTTCGGCCCCGTTTTACAGCGCGGATTACGTTTCCTTCCGCTCCCTAA
- a CDS encoding TadE/TadG family type IV pilus assembly protein produces MVRMLLRRRLIRQFRKNEDGATAVELAMVLPVLLLVLIGIMELSIGMFINTVVEGSLREASRLGLTGQIQEGASNDQAIVDMLNEASLGLLDLTTGNVTSLVYENFASVGKGEEFTDIDGNGVRTETSVTAEDGTVYPNGEPWTEVNGNGVWDEDFGEAGLGTQGDIVLYTVTYNWNFLSGQVIPILKGTIPMSASIVVMNEPF; encoded by the coding sequence ATGGTTAGAATGCTCCTGCGCCGACGATTAATCCGGCAGTTCAGAAAAAACGAGGATGGTGCTACCGCGGTGGAACTCGCAATGGTCTTGCCTGTGCTCCTTCTCGTTCTTATTGGCATCATGGAATTGAGTATCGGTATGTTTATCAATACCGTGGTCGAAGGAAGCTTGCGTGAGGCCTCACGCCTCGGCCTGACAGGCCAAATCCAGGAAGGCGCGAGTAATGATCAGGCTATTGTCGATATGCTGAATGAGGCGTCTCTGGGCCTTCTGGATTTGACGACGGGGAATGTTACATCCCTTGTTTATGAGAATTTTGCGTCTGTCGGTAAAGGGGAAGAATTTACTGATATTGATGGCAATGGCGTTCGCACGGAAACCTCGGTTACCGCTGAGGATGGCACGGTTTACCCGAACGGCGAGCCTTGGACAGAAGTGAACGGAAATGGTGTCTGGGACGAAGATTTTGGTGAAGCCGGTCTGGGAACGCAAGGGGACATTGTCCTTTATACAGTGACCTATAACTGGAATTTCCTTAGTGGGCAGGTCATCCCTATTCTCAAGGGAACAATTCCAATGTCTGCATCAATCGTCGTTATGAACGAACCTTTTTAA